From one Paenibacillus terrae HPL-003 genomic stretch:
- a CDS encoding LCP family protein has protein sequence MRKLLKWLGISVTAAVLLVGGYYAYSIYHFTNQISVAAGQDSKFKPQAQSQSQTNVQPIEVSLPPEWDGKERVNILLLGGDSRGEDSGRSDSVMVASVDPVTKKATLMSILRDTYVDIPGHGQSRLNAAFSYGGPDLTRQTVSDLLGIPIQYYVYTDFNGFIALVDSVGGIDLDVEKDMYYTSKADKHQFDIDLKKGMQHMDGKTALQYVRFRHDATSDFTRTERQRKFITELGGKIQSTSSLIKLPSILNSISPYIETNLSTTEMLQLASLGFNIDAKTIAKQQIPPNELVRETTVKGAQVLGVDQRKLKSFVQNMFEQENKPVTTTTDSAATKINDTP, from the coding sequence ATGCGAAAATTATTAAAATGGCTGGGCATTTCTGTGACTGCGGCAGTTCTTTTGGTGGGCGGATATTATGCTTACTCTATATATCATTTTACAAATCAAATTTCGGTCGCTGCCGGTCAGGATTCGAAATTTAAGCCGCAAGCACAAAGCCAGTCCCAAACGAATGTACAACCTATAGAAGTATCTCTTCCCCCAGAGTGGGATGGAAAAGAGAGAGTGAATATTTTGCTGCTGGGCGGCGATTCACGTGGGGAGGATTCAGGACGCTCTGACTCTGTTATGGTTGCTTCTGTTGATCCGGTCACGAAGAAGGCTACGCTCATGTCGATCCTGCGTGATACGTACGTTGATATTCCGGGCCATGGGCAAAGTCGCTTGAATGCCGCATTTTCTTACGGCGGGCCTGATCTGACCAGACAAACGGTGAGCGACCTGCTCGGCATACCGATCCAATACTATGTATACACGGATTTTAACGGCTTTATTGCGCTGGTGGATTCTGTGGGCGGTATTGATCTGGATGTCGAAAAGGATATGTACTACACTTCCAAAGCAGACAAACACCAGTTTGATATTGATCTGAAAAAGGGAATGCAGCATATGGACGGTAAAACGGCCTTGCAATATGTGCGTTTTCGTCATGATGCCACTTCCGATTTTACACGTACGGAGCGGCAACGCAAATTTATTACCGAGCTGGGTGGCAAAATCCAGTCGACCTCGTCTCTGATTAAGCTGCCCAGTATTTTAAACAGCATCTCTCCATATATTGAAACGAATCTGAGCACAACGGAAATGCTGCAACTGGCTTCATTGGGCTTTAATATCGACGCCAAAACGATCGCGAAACAGCAAATTCCACCGAATGAGCTGGTGCGAGAGACGACGGTTAAGGGGGCACAGGTGTTGGGTGTGGACCAGAGAAAGCTTAAGAGCTTTGTACAAAATATGTTTGAGCAAGAAAACAAGCCTGTGACCACAACCACGGATTCCGCTGCAACCAAGATAAACGATACTCCATAA
- a CDS encoding cation diffusion facilitator family transporter, giving the protein MQEQDMGKRAMVSAWISLISNILLTGIKIITGVMFNSKVLVADGVHNAGDVIASATALGAMRISSLPPDEDHPYGHGKAEVIGASVVAVILFAAGIFIGYHSIMALFEPMPKEHILALVAAIISLLWKQWLYIYTIRIGRAANSQGLIATAKDHLADVYASAAAVLGIGLGLIGEHWSIHILSYGDPIAGFVVALLVLRLAWEMGRESIDVLMEKAMATEEIESYAQAALSVAEVQRIDRIRAREHGRYIIVDIRASVDASLTIQQGHDIIRLIKGAVMKQEPRVYEVLVHLNPWYADTPDNANLAPQEHKNNSVTDKENYY; this is encoded by the coding sequence ATGCAGGAACAGGATATGGGCAAACGCGCTATGGTGTCAGCGTGGATCAGCCTGATCAGCAACATCCTATTAACCGGCATTAAGATCATTACAGGCGTCATGTTCAACAGCAAGGTGCTGGTTGCTGACGGTGTGCATAACGCCGGGGACGTAATCGCCTCGGCAACGGCGCTGGGGGCGATGCGTATATCGAGTCTGCCGCCGGATGAGGATCATCCATATGGTCACGGCAAGGCAGAGGTTATTGGAGCCAGCGTGGTGGCAGTCATTTTGTTCGCAGCCGGCATATTTATCGGCTACCATTCCATTATGGCGCTGTTTGAACCGATGCCAAAGGAGCATATACTGGCATTGGTGGCGGCGATCATCTCCCTGCTCTGGAAGCAATGGCTGTATATATATACGATCCGTATCGGAAGGGCAGCCAATAGCCAGGGTCTCATTGCTACGGCCAAAGATCATTTGGCGGATGTGTATGCTTCCGCTGCTGCTGTACTGGGTATCGGCTTGGGCCTGATCGGGGAGCACTGGAGCATTCATATTTTATCCTACGGTGACCCGATTGCCGGGTTTGTAGTCGCATTGCTGGTTCTGAGGCTGGCATGGGAAATGGGCCGTGAATCCATAGATGTGCTTATGGAAAAGGCTATGGCTACCGAGGAAATCGAAAGCTATGCTCAAGCAGCCCTAAGTGTAGCTGAGGTTCAGCGAATTGACCGCATCCGTGCCCGTGAGCACGGTCGTTATATTATTGTGGATATCCGCGCTTCTGTGGATGCCTCCCTGACGATTCAGCAGGGACATGATATTATCCGGCTGATCAAAGGGGCCGTGATGAAGCAGGAACCGAGGGTTTACGAGGTGCTTGTACATCTTAACCCATGGTACGCGGACACCCCTGACAATGCTAACCTGGCGCCGCAAGAACATAAGAATAACAGCGTGACAGACAAGGAAAACTACTATTAG